The Herbaspirillum sp. RTI4 genome has a segment encoding these proteins:
- a CDS encoding UDP-N-acetylmuramoyl-L-alanyl-D-glutamate--2,6-diaminopimelate ligase, translating to MNKAVSTANEILNWLQSQRDAGASEPQCVPQLSADSRRISAGDIFFAYPGDEADGRRYIADAIERGAAAIVYEAADFVWDAALDLPMPLPRLAVQNLKQLAGPVGSAYYGHPDSSLFTVAVTGTNGKTSCAWWLGAALSKIEGAPSAVIGTFGAGLFREGASQGFAATGYTTPDALLLQQQLDVLARAGATSLAIEASSIGLHQGRMSGLHVDVALFTNFTRDHLDYHGDMDAYESAKSALFDWPGLRQAVINSDDPMGQRLIARLAARGLPLIAYSIGPAAGIPETAGVQQLRASAIRSGPAGTSFHVESPFGNALVKTQLVGLFNVSNVLGVLGVLLARGVAWDAALVALAALTPVPGRMQQAGGQEAPLVVIDYAHTPDALEKALAALRQIAAQRGGQLWCMFGCGGGRDSGKRAAMGQAAMMADRIVLTNDNPRYEDPAEIITQIQSGISGLVPHVMADRAAAILWTIRHAGKHDVVLLAGKGHENYQEFNGKKLPFLDADHAALALAARVTMGGAI from the coding sequence ATGAACAAGGCCGTTTCTACCGCTAACGAGATTCTGAACTGGTTGCAAAGTCAGCGGGATGCAGGCGCAAGCGAGCCTCAATGCGTGCCGCAGTTAAGCGCCGATTCGCGCCGCATCAGCGCCGGCGATATTTTCTTTGCTTATCCGGGCGACGAAGCCGATGGCCGTCGCTATATTGCCGATGCTATTGAGCGCGGTGCTGCTGCCATCGTGTATGAAGCCGCCGACTTCGTCTGGGATGCCGCACTCGATTTGCCCATGCCATTGCCACGTCTGGCAGTACAGAATTTGAAGCAACTGGCCGGACCAGTTGGCAGTGCCTATTACGGACATCCTGATAGTTCGCTGTTCACCGTTGCCGTTACCGGCACCAATGGCAAAACCTCCTGCGCATGGTGGCTAGGCGCAGCGCTGTCGAAAATCGAGGGCGCTCCGTCCGCCGTGATCGGTACTTTCGGTGCCGGACTGTTCCGCGAAGGCGCATCGCAGGGTTTTGCTGCCACTGGCTACACCACTCCCGATGCGTTGCTATTACAGCAGCAGCTCGATGTGTTGGCGCGCGCCGGAGCGACTTCGCTGGCGATCGAGGCGTCCTCCATCGGTTTGCATCAGGGCCGTATGTCAGGCCTGCATGTCGATGTCGCTCTGTTTACTAATTTCACCCGCGATCATCTCGATTATCACGGCGACATGGACGCCTACGAAAGTGCGAAGAGCGCGCTGTTCGACTGGCCCGGTCTGCGCCAGGCGGTAATCAATAGCGACGATCCGATGGGGCAGCGCCTGATTGCCCGTCTTGCTGCGCGGGGCTTGCCGCTGATCGCTTACAGCATAGGACCCGCCGCCGGTATCCCGGAGACTGCCGGCGTACAGCAGTTACGCGCCAGCGCGATTCGCAGCGGACCGGCCGGTACCAGTTTTCATGTGGAATCGCCGTTCGGCAATGCGCTGGTCAAAACGCAACTGGTGGGTTTGTTCAACGTCAGCAACGTGCTCGGTGTGTTGGGAGTGCTGCTGGCCAGAGGCGTGGCATGGGATGCGGCTCTTGTCGCGCTCGCTGCATTGACGCCGGTTCCAGGACGCATGCAACAGGCGGGTGGACAGGAAGCGCCGCTGGTGGTGATCGACTATGCGCATACTCCGGATGCACTGGAAAAAGCACTGGCAGCGCTACGCCAGATCGCTGCCCAGCGCGGTGGACAGCTCTGGTGCATGTTCGGTTGCGGCGGTGGTCGCGATTCGGGAAAACGCGCCGCGATGGGACAGGCAGCCATGATGGCCGATCGCATCGTACTGACCAACGACAACCCGCGCTACGAAGATCCGGCAGAGATCATTACCCAGATTCAAAGCGGCATCAGTGGGCTGGTACCGCATGTGATGGCCGACCGCGCCGCCGCCATTCTGTGGACTATCCGGCATGCCGGCAAACACGATGTAGTGCTGCTGGCAGGCAAGGGCCACGAAAACTATCAGGAATTCAACGGCAAGAAATTGCCCTTCCTCGACGCCGACCATGCCGCGCTGGCGCTGGCTGCGCGGGTCACGATGGGAGGGGCGATCTGA